A window of Cohnella herbarum contains these coding sequences:
- a CDS encoding RCC1 domain-containing protein produces MSRISKFVLGFILLLGSMPMLQSKTVHAAEYVVTPQIATGYYHSLSLTTDGRVWGWGQNTMGQLGNGSTGGRSAPVEVANLDHVKSIATGNRSSYAIKEDGTLWAWGMNENGQLGDGSTENRKLPVQITGITGGVKAISTGIGYHTLAIDNDGNVWAWGTNNSGQLGDGTTIQRNSPVQVSGLSNVVAVAAGGWHSLAVKSDGTVWTWGNNQYGELGDGTKVARSTPQQIGISGVKSVGAGNNHSLAVKNDGTVWSWGRNYWGMLGDSSGYDRLTPVQASLVSDVKAVVGGGNHSYAVTNGGKVWAWGVNAQGQIGDGTWEWRYTPVEITALSDIESLGAGGFNGIAMQTDGTVWGWGLNSSGELGDGTTEERRVPVINKAVLDLTSPTVSDPTITTTDITQTGVTLSWTPATDNLSKQNELEYRIYRVTGSNPGTVSAIESSGTPLGAYQADVSTKQVTGLVSGQTYYYVVIVKDKVGQKSVYQKIRVRTLDEPTYVVFYEGNGNTRGEPPIDSFEYWVGEWATVLGNLDGLEKSGFAFEGWNTRADGSGDTYLPGDTLVMPASDVTLFAHWRVLPDIEAPLVVEYSPPSNAVNVSANAPLGLEFNEPVTAVPGKSITVSRTDGSWQETLSVTDASKVAVAGDKVSLLLSVPLQLSAEYAIRIDPGAFDDVAGNAYAGISDDTTWTFVTEAEPVDPPGDDATLASMSLSVASGASVPLSPAFARAETDYSVSVTNTVSSVSVTAATYDVKASVTVSVYGNSGLLTSGPHRVTNGVPSEGLPLEVGNNRIELNVTAENGALTKYVVQVVRESAPVYPGESGDSTLESLVLWNGASVPFSPAFSRGQTAYKAEVGYNVSSVSVTAATYDAKASVTASVYGNSGLLTSGPHEVTNGVPSESFPLEVGNNRIELNVTAENGALTKYVVQLVRARESASGVPDGGGTVTDPKPPAAESNLKATVGGYSLTEFLTVKRTASGTGRVKLTASIEAGSLLARLAREPDRSRLVIEADKSDTDAVLELTGKVVQEMAKKGSILEIRTPYGGYELPAAAIDLERLSRLFDGRSLDEAIIAISISQAEARRAGNVPVVGIPVGFAVSVSYGGVTKEADHFSVFVERYLPLPSGIRPDEISTAVVLEEGGSVRHVPTRMEERYGKPVAVANSLTNSVYALVRYSGAFSDVDNHWAKKEANDLASRLILQGSGDGRFLPATSVTRAEFVAMLVRALGISDPDGNSGYADVAPGAWYAGAAAQAARFGIAEGDAKGNFRPSATITREEAAVMLARAMDLTGLTQHKEKSEASAAITLAKFGDAADVSGWARQSVALNVEEGLLQGNRSSALLPKNTLTRAETAVIVSRLLRRSGLID; encoded by the coding sequence ATGTCGCGGATTAGCAAATTCGTTCTGGGATTTATTTTATTGTTGGGAAGCATGCCGATGCTTCAATCGAAAACCGTTCATGCGGCCGAATACGTAGTCACTCCGCAGATTGCCACGGGGTATTATCACAGTTTGTCTTTGACGACGGACGGAAGGGTCTGGGGTTGGGGGCAAAACACGATGGGGCAACTGGGAAACGGCTCGACCGGGGGGAGGTCGGCGCCGGTTGAAGTCGCTAATCTGGATCATGTAAAGTCGATAGCGACCGGGAATCGGAGCAGCTATGCAATTAAGGAAGACGGGACGTTATGGGCTTGGGGAATGAACGAGAACGGCCAGTTGGGCGACGGTTCGACGGAGAACCGAAAGTTGCCCGTGCAAATTACGGGAATTACGGGCGGAGTCAAGGCGATATCGACGGGGATAGGTTATCATACCCTCGCGATCGATAACGACGGCAACGTATGGGCTTGGGGGACGAACAACAGTGGACAATTGGGGGACGGAACGACGATACAACGGAACTCTCCCGTTCAGGTATCCGGTCTGAGCAACGTGGTCGCGGTCGCCGCCGGGGGCTGGCATAGTCTCGCCGTGAAGTCCGACGGAACCGTCTGGACGTGGGGGAATAACCAATACGGCGAATTGGGAGACGGAACGAAGGTCGCGAGGTCGACTCCGCAGCAGATCGGCATTAGCGGCGTAAAATCGGTTGGGGCGGGCAATAACCACAGCCTTGCGGTTAAGAACGACGGTACGGTGTGGAGCTGGGGACGAAATTATTGGGGAATGCTGGGGGATAGTTCCGGTTACGATCGGCTGACTCCGGTACAAGCCAGTTTAGTTAGCGACGTTAAAGCCGTCGTAGGCGGAGGAAACCATAGCTACGCCGTGACGAATGGCGGCAAAGTATGGGCGTGGGGGGTTAATGCCCAAGGTCAGATCGGAGACGGAACGTGGGAGTGGCGTTATACGCCGGTGGAAATCACGGCGTTGTCGGATATCGAATCATTGGGAGCAGGCGGTTTTAATGGGATCGCGATGCAAACCGACGGCACGGTATGGGGCTGGGGATTGAATTCGAGCGGCGAATTAGGAGACGGCACGACCGAGGAGCGGCGCGTGCCCGTCATTAATAAAGCCGTGCTGGATTTGACGTCTCCTACCGTAAGCGATCCGACAATTACGACTACAGATATTACGCAAACGGGGGTTACCTTATCTTGGACGCCGGCAACCGATAATCTAAGCAAGCAGAATGAACTGGAATATCGGATCTATCGCGTTACGGGCAGCAATCCGGGAACGGTCAGCGCCATCGAATCCAGCGGAACCCCGCTCGGGGCTTACCAGGCTGATGTTTCAACGAAGCAAGTAACGGGTCTAGTCAGTGGTCAAACGTATTATTATGTGGTAATCGTGAAAGACAAAGTCGGGCAGAAAAGCGTATATCAGAAAATAAGGGTCAGGACGCTGGACGAGCCTACGTATGTCGTTTTTTACGAAGGAAACGGAAATACGCGCGGAGAGCCTCCGATCGATTCTTTCGAGTATTGGGTAGGAGAGTGGGCTACCGTTCTGGGAAACCTAGACGGCCTTGAAAAGTCGGGTTTCGCTTTCGAGGGTTGGAATACGAGGGCAGACGGCAGCGGCGATACCTATCTTCCCGGGGACACGCTCGTGATGCCTGCGTCCGACGTGACTTTATTCGCCCACTGGAGGGTTTTGCCCGATATTGAGGCACCGCTGGTTGTCGAATACTCGCCGCCGTCCAACGCCGTGAACGTATCCGCGAATGCGCCATTAGGGTTGGAATTCAACGAGCCAGTGACGGCGGTGCCAGGGAAATCAATCACGGTCTCGAGAACGGACGGCAGTTGGCAAGAGACGTTATCCGTCACGGATGCTTCTAAGGTTGCGGTCGCGGGAGACAAAGTGAGTTTGCTGCTATCCGTACCGTTGCAACTATCGGCCGAATACGCGATCCGTATCGACCCGGGCGCGTTCGATGACGTTGCAGGCAACGCCTATGCCGGGATCTCGGACGATACGACATGGACGTTCGTTACCGAAGCTGAGCCCGTCGATCCTCCCGGGGATGACGCGACTCTTGCTTCGATGAGCCTGTCGGTCGCTAGCGGAGCATCGGTTCCGTTAAGTCCGGCGTTCGCTAGGGCTGAAACGGACTATTCCGTTAGCGTGACGAATACCGTATCTTCGGTGTCGGTTACGGCTGCGACTTACGATGTCAAGGCAAGCGTAACAGTTAGCGTCTACGGTAATTCAGGCTTGCTCACATCTGGGCCGCACCGGGTGACGAATGGAGTGCCAAGCGAGGGGCTTCCATTGGAAGTAGGGAATAACAGGATCGAACTGAACGTCACCGCGGAGAACGGGGCGTTAACGAAGTATGTTGTCCAAGTGGTAAGGGAAAGCGCGCCGGTTTATCCGGGCGAGAGCGGCGATTCGACGCTCGAATCCTTGGTCTTATGGAATGGAGCTTCCGTTCCATTTAGCCCAGCGTTCTCTCGGGGCCAAACGGCCTATAAGGCCGAAGTGGGATATAACGTATCGTCGGTATCGGTTACGGCTGCGACTTACGATGCCAAGGCAAGCGTAACCGCCAGCGTCTATGGCAACTCAGGCTTGCTCACGTCTGGGCCGCACGAGGTGACGAATGGAGTGCCGAGCGAGTCGTTTCCCTTGGAAGTAGGGAATAACAGGATCGAACTGAACGTCACCGCGGAGAACGGGGCGCTAACGAAGTATGTTGTCCAATTGGTAAGGGCAAGGGAAAGCGCTTCGGGTGTTCCAGACGGCGGCGGTACGGTAACCGATCCGAAGCCCCCGGCAGCCGAGTCGAATTTGAAGGCGACCGTCGGCGGTTATTCTTTGACCGAATTCCTAACCGTCAAGCGGACGGCGTCCGGAACAGGTCGCGTCAAGCTGACGGCTTCCATCGAAGCCGGATCGCTGCTTGCAAGGCTTGCCCGCGAACCGGATCGGTCCCGTCTCGTGATCGAGGCGGACAAGTCCGATACCGACGCGGTTCTGGAGTTGACCGGTAAAGTGGTTCAAGAGATGGCCAAGAAAGGTTCGATTCTCGAGATTCGGACGCCTTACGGAGGTTACGAATTGCCCGCGGCCGCAATTGATTTGGAACGGCTGTCGCGGCTCTTCGACGGGAGGTCCCTCGACGAAGCGATTATCGCGATCTCGATCTCTCAAGCCGAGGCGAGGCGCGCCGGGAACGTACCGGTCGTCGGAATCCCGGTCGGGTTCGCGGTGTCCGTATCGTACGGAGGCGTTACGAAAGAAGCAGACCATTTCAGCGTATTCGTGGAACGTTATCTCCCGCTTCCTTCCGGCATCCGTCCGGACGAGATTTCGACTGCCGTCGTTTTGGAGGAGGGTGGCTCCGTTCGCCACGTGCCTACCCGGATGGAAGAGAGATACGGGAAACCCGTCGCCGTCGCAAACAGTCTTACGAACAGCGTCTACGCGCTAGTCCGTTATTCCGGGGCGTTCTCCGATGTGGACAACCATTGGGCGAAAAAAGAAGCGAACGATCTAGCTTCCCGTTTGATTCTTCAGGGAAGCGGCGACGGGCGATTCCTTCCCGCGACTTCGGTCACTCGAGCGGAATTCGTCGCGATGCTCGTAAGGGCATTAGGCATATCCGATCCAGACGGGAATTCCGGCTACGCGGATGTTGCTCCAGGCGCTTGGTACGCTGGAGCCGCGGCTCAAGCCGCACGATTCGGGATCGCGGAAGGGGATGCTAAGGGGAATTTCCGTCCGTCCGCGACGATTACCCGGGAAGAGGCGGCGGTCATGCTTGCCAGAGCCATGGATCTGACCGGCTTGACTCAACATAAGGAAAAGTCGGAAGCGTCCGCGGCGATAACGTTGGCGAAATTCGGGGATGCCGCCGACGTAAGCGGCTGGGCGAGGCAATCGGTAGCGCTTAACGTCGAGGAAGGACTACTCCAGGGGAACCGTTCGTCGGCGCTATTGCCGAAGAATACGTTGACCCGCGCGGAGACGGCGGTCATCGTTAGCCGATTGCTGCGTCGGTCCGGATTGATAGATTGA